The Chloroflexia bacterium SDU3-3 genome includes the window GGCACGCCAGTTGCTTTAATGAGCAGCAGAGATGCAATGCGCAGAGGCGCAGAACTCGTTAAGGAGAAACTACCATGATTAACTTCATCCTGTGGCTGCTGTTCGGTGCTTTGGTCGGCTGGCTGGCGAGCCTGGTGATGCGCACCGACGCGCAGCAGGGCGCGATCCTCAACATCGTGGTCGGCATTGTCGGCGCGTTCCTGGGCGGCCTGCTCTTCAGCTTCCTGCCTGGCTCGAACGTCAACCTCAACGACGGCAACTTCAGCCTGTGGTCGCTGTTCGTCTCGTTCATCGGCGCGGTCG containing:
- a CDS encoding GlsB/YeaQ/YmgE family stress response membrane protein, coding for MNFILWLLFGALVGWLASLVMRTDAQQGAILNIVVGIVGAFLGGLLFSFLPGSNVNLNDGNFSLWSLFVSFIGAVVLLGIVNLFNRGRVR